Proteins encoded in a region of the Atopobium sp. oral taxon 416 genome:
- a CDS encoding homoserine dehydrogenase has product MIAGIHKSCESRHTNEKDWMDMMNIALLGHGTVGRGVEEIIEKHVPSLTVKRILELPGRLTDERMTSNFDDIVSDSSIEVVVEAMGGLEPAHTYIEAALDAGKAVVTSNKAVVAAYFAEFVEHAKAHQAQLFIEATSGGGMPWIAGIQKAKRIDTIDSFSGILNGTTNFIIDNMRKDAVDFDVALKEAQKLGYAERDPTADIDGIDVKNKVIISASVAFDVACTKDLPVMGIRNVHIADLTFLESRGLVVKLLGRGVQKDGRYAVSVEPTVVPLHSLEADVPSNFNLATLHGETIDTLKFYGQGAGSLPTGNAMVQDLLDYQAGVKPEYKLSDDKTYDSSLLTQDYLVRTTSKLPKEAKPYLEGYHVLKNLTSVQAREVLDQLLVGDPKALMVAVSKEVSVSD; this is encoded by the coding sequence ATGATAGCGGGAATACACAAGAGCTGTGAGTCACGTCACACAAATGAAAAAGATTGGATGGACATGATGAACATCGCTTTGCTGGGACACGGCACCGTAGGCCGTGGCGTTGAAGAGATCATCGAAAAACATGTGCCGTCGTTGACGGTTAAGAGAATCCTCGAGCTACCGGGCCGTTTGACGGATGAGCGGATGACCTCCAACTTCGACGATATCGTAAGTGACAGCTCCATCGAGGTCGTCGTCGAGGCGATGGGTGGCCTCGAACCGGCGCACACCTATATTGAGGCGGCGCTTGATGCAGGCAAAGCTGTCGTCACGTCCAACAAGGCTGTGGTGGCCGCCTATTTTGCAGAATTTGTGGAGCACGCGAAGGCACACCAAGCACAGCTCTTTATTGAAGCGACCTCCGGTGGCGGCATGCCTTGGATCGCCGGGATCCAGAAGGCGAAGCGTATCGACACGATCGACTCCTTCTCCGGCATCCTGAACGGCACCACAAACTTTATTATTGACAACATGCGCAAAGATGCCGTTGATTTTGACGTGGCCCTCAAAGAGGCCCAGAAGCTGGGATACGCGGAGCGCGATCCCACTGCGGATATCGACGGCATCGACGTTAAGAACAAAGTCATCATCTCCGCCTCCGTGGCCTTCGATGTGGCCTGCACCAAGGATCTCCCGGTTATGGGCATCCGCAACGTTCACATCGCGGACCTTACCTTCCTGGAGAGCCGTGGTCTCGTCGTGAAGCTCTTGGGCCGCGGCGTGCAAAAAGACGGACGCTACGCGGTCTCCGTCGAGCCGACCGTCGTGCCACTGCACTCGCTTGAGGCGGATGTACCCTCCAACTTCAACTTGGCGACGTTGCACGGTGAGACGATCGACACCCTAAAGTTCTATGGCCAGGGCGCCGGCAGCCTGCCGACTGGCAATGCGATGGTGCAAGACCTGTTGGACTACCAGGCAGGCGTCAAGCCGGAGTACAAACTTTCAGATGATAAGACCTATGACTCGAGCCTGCTGACGCAGGACTATCTGGTCAGGACCACGAGCAAGCTCCCGAAAGAGGCCAAGCCCTACCTCGAGGGATACCACGTCCTTAAGAACCTGACGTCCGTCCAGGCGCGTGAGGTGCTCGACCAGCTGCTTGTCGGCGATCCCAAAGCGCTTATGGTGGCGGTATCCAAGGAGGTTTCGGTCAGTGATTAA
- the rho gene encoding transcription termination factor Rho encodes MSENPTTSDTTLSLISSPTAQTPETAETKKPRRRRVSRKKAEASSDEATVETGVEAKKPARRGRPRKVKAQAEEAEGTSQSEDTPTEGKAPVRRRRARKATAEKEPQGQENGENTEGKGAPAAHKGEKEPQESVQDTKAAHEKESGSKAKEPAHNAPERAHRTHNQSRRFEHNERNNRFNNQHNQNNNHNRSNRRRNSRHNQPDTNTEPSLTRDMLKSMKVAELRSRAAELGVNYVGVRKAELIEPIYQAAAKAEGFHPISGILDVQPEGYGFIRTGNYMQGDNDGFVYQQVIRQNGLRSGDKIEGVVGPNHSNSKFPPLISIKSVNGKSLEETKHRPRFRDLTPIYPNERLKMEHGKDSITGRAIDIVAPIGKGQRGLIVSPPKAGKTTVLKKVCESIAANNPEVHLICLLVDERPEEVTDMQRSIKGEVVASTFDMPASNHTEVSELVIEHAKRLVEMGEDVVVVLDSITRLARAYNLAMPASGRILSGGVDSAALYPPKKFLGAARNIENGGSLTILASALVDTGSKMDEVIFEEFKGTGNMELKLDRDLADKRIFPAIDPVASGTRNEELLLDPEERPFIWGIRRVLANMNNTERAETALVKSLKATDSNEEFLIRSAKKAAQQSNYIEAL; translated from the coding sequence TTGTCGGAAAATCCAACGACAAGTGACACAACGCTGTCACTGATTTCTTCGCCAACTGCACAAACGCCGGAAACTGCTGAGACTAAAAAGCCACGGCGCAGACGGGTATCACGCAAGAAGGCTGAAGCTAGCAGTGATGAAGCTACCGTCGAAACAGGTGTCGAGGCTAAAAAGCCCGCACGGCGTGGACGTCCCCGTAAGGTAAAAGCGCAGGCCGAAGAGGCTGAGGGCACGTCTCAAAGTGAAGACACGCCTACAGAGGGAAAAGCCCCGGTCCGTCGCCGCCGTGCCCGTAAAGCTACTGCTGAGAAAGAGCCCCAGGGGCAGGAAAACGGTGAGAATACCGAGGGAAAAGGCGCTCCAGCTGCCCATAAGGGCGAAAAAGAGCCACAGGAGTCTGTGCAGGATACAAAAGCAGCCCACGAAAAGGAATCAGGCTCAAAGGCTAAGGAACCTGCTCATAATGCTCCGGAGCGTGCGCATCGCACCCACAATCAGAGCAGGCGTTTTGAACACAACGAACGGAATAACCGTTTCAATAACCAACACAATCAGAACAATAATCACAACAGAAGCAATCGCCGGCGCAATAGCCGCCATAATCAGCCGGACACGAACACTGAGCCTTCGCTCACGCGTGACATGTTGAAATCGATGAAAGTAGCAGAACTCAGAAGCAGGGCGGCTGAGCTGGGCGTCAACTATGTAGGTGTCCGTAAAGCAGAACTGATCGAGCCAATTTACCAGGCTGCCGCAAAAGCGGAAGGGTTCCATCCCATTTCCGGTATTTTGGACGTCCAACCTGAAGGGTACGGGTTTATCCGTACCGGCAATTACATGCAGGGGGACAACGACGGGTTTGTTTACCAGCAGGTCATCAGACAAAATGGCCTGCGCTCCGGCGATAAGATCGAAGGGGTCGTCGGCCCCAACCACAGCAATTCTAAATTCCCGCCTTTAATCTCAATCAAGAGCGTGAACGGCAAGAGCCTCGAAGAGACAAAACACCGTCCACGGTTCCGCGATCTGACCCCGATCTATCCTAATGAACGCCTGAAGATGGAGCACGGTAAGGACTCAATCACTGGCCGCGCCATTGATATAGTTGCTCCGATCGGCAAAGGCCAGCGTGGTCTGATTGTTTCGCCTCCTAAGGCCGGCAAAACGACTGTACTTAAAAAGGTCTGTGAATCGATCGCCGCAAATAACCCCGAAGTCCATCTGATCTGCTTGCTTGTGGATGAGCGCCCTGAGGAAGTTACCGATATGCAGCGCTCCATCAAGGGCGAAGTTGTGGCTTCCACCTTTGATATGCCTGCCTCCAACCACACCGAGGTCTCTGAACTCGTAATCGAGCACGCCAAACGCCTGGTTGAGATGGGGGAGGACGTTGTCGTAGTCCTGGATTCAATCACCCGTCTGGCGCGTGCCTACAACCTGGCTATGCCGGCCTCGGGCCGTATCCTTTCCGGCGGCGTTGACTCCGCGGCATTGTATCCGCCCAAGAAGTTCTTAGGTGCTGCCCGTAACATCGAGAACGGTGGGTCGCTCACCATCCTGGCATCGGCCCTCGTTGATACAGGCTCTAAAATGGATGAAGTGATCTTTGAGGAGTTCAAAGGTACCGGTAATATGGAGCTCAAGCTCGACCGTGACCTGGCGGATAAGCGTATCTTCCCGGCAATCGACCCGGTTGCTTCCGGTACCCGTAACGAAGAACTGCTGCTTGATCCGGAGGAGCGGCCCTTTATCTGGGGCATCCGCCGCGTGCTCGCAAACATGAATAACACTGAGCGCGCCGAAACTGCCTTGGTGAAGAGCCTTAAAGCGACCGATTCCAATGAAGAGTTCCTGATCCGCTCAGCTAAAAAAGCGGCGCAGCAATCAAACTACATTGAAGCGCTCTGA
- a CDS encoding tyrosine-type recombinase/integrase, which produces MRAARCGVPVRLSEGEREALLASCDSNTLRGARDAAMALCMGVFRLRAACDVANLSLDDISWAHGTLAVHGSKSRTGRVLPLDGRTKAALKRYTTMHRKAEGTCSLFLSTAGTPMRPHQVHTAMSLAGGRARIEAYHKTHGLRRMVATNMANAGIDAKTIADVLGHERVDTTMGYVKVSMENLCRVASPWPKEGLL; this is translated from the coding sequence GTGCGTGCCGCTCGATGCGGTGTCCCCGTACGGCTGTCCGAAGGGGAACGGGAGGCGCTGCTAGCATCCTGCGATTCCAACACGCTGCGCGGGGCAAGGGACGCAGCGATGGCCCTGTGCATGGGTGTCTTCAGGCTCAGGGCGGCGTGCGATGTCGCGAACCTTTCGCTGGATGACATCTCGTGGGCGCACGGCACACTTGCCGTGCACGGATCGAAGAGCCGGACAGGGAGGGTGCTGCCCCTGGACGGCCGCACGAAAGCGGCGCTGAAGCGCTATACCACGATGCACAGGAAGGCCGAAGGCACCTGCTCCCTCTTCCTGAGCACAGCCGGAACACCCATGCGGCCACACCAGGTCCACACGGCGATGTCGCTGGCTGGTGGCCGTGCAAGGATCGAGGCATACCACAAGACGCATGGGCTGCGCAGGATGGTGGCCACGAACATGGCCAATGCGGGGATCGACGCGAAGACCATCGCGGACGTGCTGGGGCACGAGCGCGTGGATACGACGATGGGATACGTGAAGGTCAGCATGGAGAACCTGTGCAGGGTCGCGTCGCCGTGGCCCAAAGAGGGGCTGCTGTGA
- the thrC gene encoding threonine synthase, with translation MRTFYHSTRSSATTVTSKQAILQGLAPDGGLFVTDAVDQMELDYKSLLSKNYQDQACVVLSTLLGDYTDEEIGRCVKKAYSNQFDNPDITPVTKIGDDWLLELFHGPTCAFKDIALQMLPQLMSVARGESEDSVMIVTATSGDTGKAALEGFADVPGCGVTVFYPAGKVSDIQHLQMVCQKGSNVAVCGVRGTFDDTQTGVKEIFSDPELNARLAQRHIKLSSANSINIGRLVPQVTYYFFVYSKLVEREAIKAGDKVDFCVPTGNFGDVLAGYLAKKLDLPIRHLIVASNANNVLTNFITTGRYDRRRPFIKTISPSMDILVSSNLERLLYYESDGDADYVASLMQQLNDEGYYEVTKSVKERIQKTFLAGYADDAVTKKTIKETFENEGRLVDPHTAVAKTVLDSIESDGVQRVCLSTASPFKFSADVLSALGKDTAGKDGFECMDELAKLAGLAAPKQLSELRSAPQLHKDVEDLDQMPAFVENSCTRIFR, from the coding sequence ATGAGAACGTTCTACCACAGTACGCGTTCGTCTGCGACAACTGTAACAAGTAAGCAAGCTATACTGCAAGGTTTAGCTCCAGATGGAGGGCTTTTTGTCACCGATGCCGTCGATCAGATGGAGCTTGACTATAAATCTCTACTCTCCAAAAACTATCAGGATCAGGCATGCGTCGTGCTCTCGACGCTCCTCGGTGATTATACCGACGAGGAAATCGGCCGCTGCGTCAAAAAAGCCTACTCCAACCAGTTCGACAATCCTGACATCACGCCGGTCACAAAAATCGGCGATGACTGGCTGCTCGAGCTCTTCCACGGTCCCACCTGTGCCTTCAAAGACATCGCGCTGCAGATGCTGCCGCAGCTGATGAGTGTGGCACGCGGTGAGAGCGAAGACTCCGTGATGATCGTAACCGCAACTTCCGGCGACACCGGCAAGGCTGCGTTGGAAGGCTTTGCGGACGTGCCAGGCTGCGGCGTTACGGTCTTCTACCCCGCTGGCAAGGTCTCGGATATCCAGCACCTACAGATGGTGTGCCAGAAGGGCAGCAACGTCGCGGTCTGCGGTGTGCGTGGTACCTTCGATGACACCCAAACCGGCGTCAAGGAGATCTTCTCCGACCCTGAGCTCAACGCACGGTTGGCTCAACGCCATATCAAACTGTCCAGCGCTAACTCAATCAATATCGGCCGCCTGGTCCCGCAGGTCACCTACTACTTCTTCGTCTACTCCAAGCTCGTGGAGCGTGAAGCGATCAAGGCAGGCGACAAGGTGGACTTCTGTGTCCCGACGGGCAATTTCGGCGATGTGTTGGCGGGCTATCTGGCTAAGAAGCTCGACCTCCCCATCCGCCATTTGATCGTCGCCTCCAATGCGAACAACGTTCTGACTAATTTTATCACCACCGGCCGCTATGACCGCCGCCGTCCGTTTATCAAGACGATCTCCCCCTCGATGGATATCCTGGTCTCCTCCAACCTGGAGCGCCTGCTCTACTACGAATCCGATGGGGATGCAGACTACGTCGCTTCCCTCATGCAGCAGCTCAACGACGAGGGCTACTACGAGGTCACCAAATCTGTCAAAGAGCGGATCCAGAAGACCTTCCTGGCAGGCTATGCGGACGATGCTGTCACCAAGAAAACGATCAAAGAGACCTTTGAAAATGAAGGTCGCCTGGTCGATCCGCATACCGCTGTCGCGAAGACCGTCCTTGACAGTATCGAGTCCGACGGCGTGCAGCGCGTCTGTCTCTCAACGGCGAGCCCCTTCAAGTTCTCTGCCGACGTACTCTCCGCGCTCGGCAAAGACACCGCAGGCAAAGACGGCTTTGAATGCATGGATGAGCTGGCAAAGCTTGCCGGCCTTGCCGCACCCAAGCAGCTCTCAGAGCTCAGAAGCGCTCCGCAACTGCACAAGGATGTGGAAGATCTCGACCAGATGCCAGCGTTCGTGGAGAACTCCTGCACGCGTATCTTCAGATAG
- the thrB gene encoding homoserine kinase has product MEKTVTVAVPATSANVGVGFDTLGIALNWEAVFSFTPADHSEITGCEERFRGEDNLVLTSYRGACRRMDVKPVPVHINIDSSIPLSGGLGSSSACVVAGIMGAERLAGRPHNKQLCLDIATTMEGHPDNVAPAILGGLVSSFVNGTTTTSLRFDIADSWRFVALSPHYEVRTADARQVVPMSVPTELAVWQMGRIVATIRALETGDEGLLEEVNQDRLHEPYRSKLIPDYEQLRERSLEAGACSFIISGSGSTMLAICGNEDVAQDVVSAVKGMVEGLQVRICAASATGAYYLE; this is encoded by the coding sequence ATGGAGAAAACCGTCACAGTAGCGGTCCCAGCCACGAGCGCCAATGTGGGTGTCGGCTTCGACACGTTGGGCATTGCGCTGAATTGGGAAGCAGTTTTCTCGTTCACACCCGCGGATCACTCTGAGATCACGGGCTGCGAAGAGCGTTTTCGGGGTGAGGATAACTTAGTCCTCACCAGCTATAGGGGCGCCTGTCGGCGTATGGACGTTAAACCGGTACCCGTGCACATCAATATCGACTCCTCGATTCCCCTCTCCGGAGGATTGGGATCGAGCTCCGCCTGCGTCGTTGCGGGCATCATGGGTGCAGAGCGCCTGGCAGGGCGTCCTCACAATAAACAGCTCTGCCTGGATATCGCCACCACTATGGAGGGACATCCGGACAATGTCGCCCCCGCAATCCTCGGCGGTTTGGTCTCCAGCTTTGTAAACGGCACCACGACAACCTCACTGCGCTTCGATATCGCAGATTCCTGGCGTTTTGTGGCCTTATCGCCGCACTATGAGGTGAGGACCGCTGATGCCCGACAGGTAGTACCCATGTCGGTTCCGACGGAGCTTGCAGTTTGGCAGATGGGTCGCATCGTCGCCACGATTAGAGCGTTGGAGACCGGCGACGAAGGTCTTCTGGAAGAAGTCAACCAGGATCGCCTCCATGAGCCGTACCGTTCGAAGCTGATTCCTGACTATGAACAACTGCGGGAACGCTCGCTGGAAGCCGGCGCCTGTTCCTTCATTATCTCCGGCTCCGGATCCACGATGCTTGCGATCTGCGGCAATGAGGATGTCGCCCAGGATGTGGTGAGCGCCGTAAAGGGCATGGTTGAGGGGCTGCAGGTGCGCATCTGTGCTGCCTCTGCAACTGGGGCCTACTATTTGGAATAA
- a CDS encoding aspartate kinase, whose amino-acid sequence MIKVAKFGGSSVADAEQFKKVKQIVQSDPARKFIVVSAAGRRNPADNKITDLLYLVCAHLQYHVDEIPLLEDVKQRFVSIAHELNLKYPIEEKFNEFENNIKNYSPEYIVSRGEYFTGQLLAEYLGLSFVDAAEVIRFHRSGTVSKTKTLHNIHELAKKTGPFLLPGFYGATPDKEIRLFDRGGGDITGSLVARAIGVDLYENWTDVSGFLSADPRIVDNPRPILRITFDEMRELSYMGASVLHEESIFPVREVGIPIVIKNTNDPFAPGTIISDDPMNASMEHLITGIAGKKNFLSVNVKKNHMSTAVGTVRKVLSIFELYGVSVEHIPTGIDSFGIVVHASDVHDCLYDIVGDIQDEVQPDEVKVVDKFALVSIVGRNISRHVGTSGRIFTALGRAGINIRLIMQNSEEISIIVGVDDSDFENAIRTIYNAFANELVEDEASDER is encoded by the coding sequence GTGATTAAAGTCGCTAAGTTCGGTGGCTCAAGCGTTGCAGATGCCGAGCAATTCAAGAAAGTCAAGCAGATCGTCCAGTCCGACCCGGCACGCAAGTTTATCGTGGTCTCTGCGGCCGGCAGGCGTAACCCTGCAGACAATAAGATCACAGACCTGCTCTATCTGGTCTGTGCACACCTGCAGTACCACGTGGACGAGATCCCGCTGCTCGAGGATGTGAAGCAGCGCTTCGTCTCGATCGCCCACGAGCTCAACCTTAAGTACCCCATCGAGGAGAAATTCAACGAGTTCGAGAACAATATCAAGAACTATTCCCCCGAATATATCGTCTCGCGTGGTGAGTACTTCACAGGACAGCTCCTCGCGGAGTATTTGGGCCTGTCCTTTGTCGATGCAGCGGAGGTCATCCGCTTTCACCGCTCCGGTACCGTGAGCAAGACTAAAACTTTGCACAATATTCACGAGCTAGCAAAGAAGACCGGCCCCTTCCTGCTTCCGGGCTTCTACGGTGCGACGCCGGACAAGGAGATCCGCCTCTTTGACCGCGGCGGCGGTGACATTACAGGATCCCTGGTGGCTCGTGCCATCGGCGTCGACCTCTATGAGAACTGGACCGACGTCTCCGGCTTCCTCTCTGCGGATCCGCGTATCGTGGACAATCCACGTCCGATCCTGCGCATCACCTTCGACGAGATGCGTGAGCTCTCCTATATGGGAGCCTCCGTGTTGCACGAAGAGTCGATCTTCCCGGTGCGTGAAGTGGGCATCCCGATCGTAATCAAGAATACAAACGATCCCTTTGCCCCGGGCACCATCATCTCCGACGATCCGATGAACGCCTCGATGGAGCACTTGATCACCGGCATTGCCGGCAAGAAGAACTTCCTTTCCGTCAACGTGAAGAAGAACCACATGTCCACCGCGGTGGGCACCGTGCGAAAAGTCCTCTCGATCTTTGAGCTCTACGGCGTCTCGGTCGAGCACATCCCGACCGGCATCGACTCCTTTGGCATCGTGGTCCATGCCTCTGACGTGCATGACTGCCTCTACGATATCGTGGGCGACATCCAGGATGAGGTACAGCCGGACGAGGTCAAAGTTGTCGACAAGTTCGCGCTTGTCTCGATTGTGGGCCGTAACATCTCCCGCCATGTCGGTACCTCAGGTAGAATCTTTACCGCCCTCGGCAGAGCGGGGATCAACATCCGTCTGATCATGCAGAACTCCGAGGAGATCTCCATTATCGTCGGTGTGGACGATAGCGACTTCGAGAATGCGATCCGCACGATCTACAACGCATTTGCAAACGAACTGGTGGAAGATGAGGCAAGCGATGAGCGATAA
- the argS gene encoding arginine--tRNA ligase encodes MSESLSEIVLNALKAAQTVGELPAFEASDACLERPNETAHGDWTSTIALKSARSAHMNPRAIAQAIVNHLENDTSVKKVEIAGPGFINFYLSTGAQNEVFRQVLEQGNDFGKSDVGHGQKVQVEFVSANPVGPLHVGHGRWVALGDSLCRVLEHANYQVEREYYINDHGSQMDVFGRSLSKRYLQLFQIEKDHNTDLDGTYTILCADRDKFVEDEEDEHPETHPYMDDFNKTLGENAYGGTYIIDIAREFAQEDGDKWVNAPSDKRVVEFRERGYKKMLAIIKHTCEEAHCTFDVWFSERSLYKKDANGTNAVERAFAALDKMGCLYRTDDGALWFRSTKYGDDKDRVLIKSNGDYTYFASDIAYHYNKFQRVDHVIDVWGADHHGYIARVNAVCEALGYSGEFEVLLGQLVNLLRDGIPVRMSKRKGVMITLQELLDEVGPDAVRYTLISKSSNQTIDFDIEAVKRHSNDNPVYYVQYAHARICSILRRACNLSLEEAQKPGMDEVGKRAIGSDYDLSLLTDPAELALSRKVSEFPGLVASCARERAPFKLTHYAEELAAAFHAFYNVCQVLPSPGRPVDSELSRARLAACDAVRHVLALTLHLIGVSAPEHM; translated from the coding sequence ATGAGTGAGTCTCTATCGGAAATCGTATTGAATGCCCTGAAAGCGGCACAGACAGTGGGGGAGCTTCCGGCGTTTGAAGCGTCTGACGCCTGCTTAGAGCGTCCGAATGAGACTGCTCACGGCGATTGGACCTCCACGATTGCGCTGAAGTCCGCCCGCTCAGCGCATATGAACCCCCGCGCGATCGCCCAAGCGATCGTAAATCACCTCGAGAACGATACCTCAGTTAAGAAAGTCGAAATTGCGGGCCCGGGCTTCATCAACTTCTACCTATCCACCGGAGCCCAAAACGAGGTCTTCCGCCAGGTGCTTGAGCAGGGGAATGACTTCGGAAAGAGCGATGTGGGCCACGGTCAGAAAGTGCAGGTGGAGTTTGTATCCGCCAACCCGGTAGGACCTTTGCATGTGGGACACGGCCGCTGGGTCGCCCTGGGGGATTCCCTGTGCCGGGTGTTGGAACACGCCAACTACCAGGTGGAGCGTGAGTACTACATTAACGACCACGGTTCCCAGATGGACGTGTTCGGGCGCTCGCTTTCCAAGCGTTATCTGCAGCTCTTCCAGATTGAGAAAGATCACAACACTGATCTGGACGGGACTTACACAATCCTCTGTGCTGACCGCGACAAATTCGTTGAGGACGAAGAGGATGAGCACCCTGAGACCCATCCCTACATGGATGACTTCAATAAAACCTTAGGCGAGAACGCCTATGGCGGCACGTACATCATTGATATCGCTCGCGAATTCGCGCAGGAAGACGGCGATAAGTGGGTGAATGCCCCGAGCGACAAGCGTGTCGTGGAATTCCGTGAGCGCGGCTACAAGAAGATGCTCGCAATCATCAAGCACACCTGCGAGGAAGCCCACTGCACCTTCGATGTGTGGTTCTCTGAGCGTAGCCTCTACAAAAAGGATGCAAACGGTACCAATGCGGTTGAGCGTGCTTTTGCCGCGCTCGATAAGATGGGCTGCCTCTATAGGACCGACGACGGGGCACTGTGGTTCCGTTCCACCAAGTATGGAGACGATAAGGACCGCGTCCTGATTAAGTCAAACGGAGACTATACCTACTTCGCTTCTGATATTGCCTACCACTACAACAAGTTCCAGCGTGTGGACCATGTGATCGATGTCTGGGGCGCTGATCACCACGGCTATATCGCACGTGTCAACGCTGTCTGTGAGGCCCTGGGATATTCTGGTGAGTTCGAGGTGCTCCTGGGCCAGCTCGTAAACCTGCTGCGTGATGGAATACCGGTCAGGATGTCAAAGCGCAAAGGCGTGATGATCACCCTGCAGGAGCTCTTGGACGAGGTAGGCCCGGATGCAGTGCGCTACACTTTGATCTCAAAGAGCTCAAATCAGACCATCGACTTTGATATTGAAGCCGTCAAACGGCACAGCAATGACAATCCAGTGTACTACGTACAGTATGCGCATGCCCGCATCTGCTCCATCCTGCGCCGTGCGTGCAACCTCTCACTTGAAGAGGCACAGAAGCCGGGCATGGATGAAGTGGGAAAGCGTGCTATCGGCAGCGATTACGACCTGTCGCTTCTGACTGACCCCGCTGAACTGGCCTTGTCGCGTAAGGTCTCCGAGTTTCCCGGCCTTGTGGCTTCCTGTGCACGTGAGCGTGCCCCATTCAAGCTCACACACTACGCTGAAGAGCTAGCTGCTGCCTTCCACGCCTTCTACAACGTGTGCCAGGTGCTGCCGAGCCCGGGACGCCCGGTAGATTCGGAGCTCTCCCGTGCACGTCTCGCAGCCTGCGATGCGGTGCGTCATGTCTTGGCACTGACCCTGCATCTGATCGGCGTTTCAGCCCCTGAGCATATGTAA
- a CDS encoding VanZ family protein: MTEQHRRYIDSLIWVILWICMIWGHSFMNGFVSGNESGAIVRLVTPLAQSLQVYDTDLVTFIVRKCAHFTEYLILGLFVSHAARLRWHQVKAAVFKTALTIVAVSLVDEFVIQANTVGRSPSFRDVLIDCAGACAGLLILYLRARHRRRTRSKDTA; the protein is encoded by the coding sequence GTGACGGAACAGCATCGGCGATACATAGATTCCTTAATCTGGGTCATACTGTGGATCTGTATGATCTGGGGCCATTCCTTTATGAATGGTTTTGTCTCGGGCAATGAATCCGGCGCGATCGTCAGGCTTGTGACGCCACTGGCCCAGTCGTTGCAGGTCTACGACACCGACCTTGTGACCTTTATTGTGCGCAAGTGCGCCCACTTTACCGAGTATCTGATTTTAGGCTTGTTTGTCAGCCATGCTGCACGGCTTAGGTGGCACCAGGTGAAAGCAGCCGTGTTCAAGACGGCCCTCACGATCGTTGCGGTGTCGCTCGTGGATGAATTTGTGATACAGGCAAATACAGTCGGGAGATCCCCCTCGTTTCGCGATGTCCTGATTGACTGTGCAGGCGCCTGTGCCGGTCTGCTCATACTATATCTGCGTGCACGCCACCGTCGACGTACACGCAGCAAAGATACAGCGTAA
- a CDS encoding site-specific integrase, whose translation MIDSFFQLLKGFFLQRMAAGRKLSPQSVSSYRDVFSLMLRWLCDERGTDASEVGMGELTAENIEEFLLFLAERRNNSAQTVDCRLAAIKAFCS comes from the coding sequence ATGATAGACAGCTTCTTCCAACTCCTGAAAGGATTCTTCCTCCAGCGGATGGCTGCCGGAAGGAAGCTGTCACCGCAGAGCGTCTCTTCGTATCGCGATGTGTTCTCGCTTATGCTCAGATGGTTGTGCGACGAGAGGGGCACCGATGCATCGGAGGTGGGCATGGGCGAGCTCACGGCAGAGAACATCGAGGAATTCCTGCTGTTCCTGGCCGAGAGGCGCAACAATTCGGCGCAGACCGTAGACTGCAGGCTCGCGGCCATAAAGGCATTCTGCTCCTAG
- a CDS encoding IS3 family transposase, with amino-acid sequence MTASGALEDIFGTMKNEMFYGRDYTNATLDELEAKMDEYIVWHNEKRQKRSLGSMSSLHNTGAAWGLWLRGDRYGFPLPPLISIQRSSEPFLHT; translated from the coding sequence ATAACCGCATCCGGCGCATTAGAGGATATCTTCGGGACGATGAAAAACGAGATGTTCTATGGAAGGGACTATACGAACGCCACGCTGGATGAGCTGGAGGCAAAGATGGACGAATATATCGTCTGGCACAACGAGAAGCGCCAGAAGAGGTCACTCGGGAGCATGAGCTCGCTCCACAATACAGGTGCAGCCTGGGGCTTGTGGCTTAGGGGAGACAGGTATGGATTCCCGTTACCACCACTGATCTCTATACAACGCAGCAGCGAGCCCTTTCTACATACCTGA